A DNA window from Paralichthys olivaceus isolate ysfri-2021 chromosome 11, ASM2471397v2, whole genome shotgun sequence contains the following coding sequences:
- the LOC109644223 gene encoding diacylglycerol kinase delta isoform X1, with translation MAEAAGPESAVRFPDESSDSEPEQEPGSPQKLIRKVSTSGQIRSKTVLKEGNLMKQTISFQRWKRRYFKLRGRTLYYAQTAKSIIFDEVDLTDASVAESSTKNVNNSFTVITPCRRLILCADNRKEMEEWMAALRSVQNRQNYESTQYSMDHFSGMHNWYACSHARPTYCNVCREALSGVTSHGLSCEVCKFKAHKRCAVRATNNCKWTTLASIGRDIIEDEDGVSMPHQWLEGNLPVSAKCNVCDKTCGSVLRLQDWRCLWCKTMVHSGCKEQLSSKCPLGQCKVSVIPPTALNSIDSDGFWKASCPPSCTSPLLVFVNSKSGDNQGVKFLRRFKQLLNPAQVFDLMNGGPHLGLRLFQKFDTFRILVCGGDGSVGWVLSEIDALTLHKQCQLGVLPLGTGNDLARVLGWGSACDDDTQLPQILEKLERASTKMLDRWSIMVYETKFPRQHSSSTVTEDCSDDSEVQQILTYEDSVAAHLSKILTSDQHSVVISSAKVLCETVKDFVARVGKAYEKNTESSEESDAMAKKCGVLKEKLDSLLKTLNEESQSSAVLPPAPPPTIAEEQEELDGAVLPPPPPFPPHNPLSSAPCSTRANMSSSAAMFKPREQLMLRANSLKKAIRQIIEHTEKAVDEQNAQTQHQQVFSLSRAEEDEGLVEEEEEEELEEDKMSLRSSYSIKQHNTRRVSKTHCEKLISKGSLSLGSSASLPVQTGSRENMPTLNTKILYPGSLSSSSVISRLLVNTDPFSCDPDNMDCYTEKCVMNNYFGIGLDAKISLDFNNKRDEHPEKCRSRTKNMMWYGVLGTKELLHRTYKNLEQRVLLECDGRPIPLPSLQGIAVLNIPSYAGGTNFWGGTKEDDTFTAPSFDDKILEVVAVFGSMQMAVSRVINLQHHRIAQCRTVKITILGDEGVPVQVDGEAWIQPPGYIKIIHKNRTQTLTRDRAFESTLKSWEDKQKCEFPRTPPPQPPLPCQPEMVSEDDASLVSELGQAAGALIHSIREVAQSHHRLEQELAHAVNASSKAMDVVYANSKSSEALSCSVVVHMVNNVKALLSETELLLTGNMSMQLDPPQQEQLNTALNSVAQQLRRLADVPWLCPVIDPSDQEGPLTDFSKRSRSAKFRLVPKFKKDKNNKNKEACATLSLPVQQWGTEEVGAWLDFLCLTEYKDIFIGHDVRGAELIHLERRDLKDLGVTKVGHMKRILQGIRELNRNSSASEA, from the exons acagTGCTGAAGGAAGGAAACCTGATGAAACAAACCATCTCGTTCCAGCGCTGGAAGAGACGATACTTCAAACTGAGAGGAAGAACTCTTTACTATGCTCAGACGGCCAag TCGATCATCTTCGATGAAGTGGACCTGACGGACGCCAGCGTCGCTGAGTCCAGCACCAAGAACGTCAACAACAGTTTCACT gtcaTCACCCCCTGCAGACGTCTCATTCTGTGTGCAGACAACaggaaggagatggaggagTGGATGGCAGCTCTGCGCAGCGTCCAGAACAGACAGAACTatgag tccacTCAGTACAGCATGGATCACTTCAGTGGGATGCACAACTGGTACGCCTGTTCTCACGCCAGACCAACGTACTGTAACGTCTGTAGAGAGGCTTTGTCAGGAGTGACATCACACGGCCTGTCCTGTgaag tgtgtaaGTTTAAGGCTCACAAACGTTGTGCGGTCAGAGCCACTAACAACTGTAAATGGACGACGCTGGCTTCTATTGGTCGAGACATCATCGAGGACGAGGACGGG GTGTCCATGCCTCACCAGTGGTTGGAGGGGAACCTGCCTGTATCAGCGAAGTGTAACGTGTGTGATAAGACATGTGGCAGTGTCCTGCGCCTGCAGGACTGGAGGTGTCTGTGGTGTAAGACCATG GTGCACTCAGGCTGTAAGGAGCAGCTGTCCTCTAAGTGTCCTCTGGGACAGTGTAAAGTTTCCGTCATCCCTCCGACTGCGCTCAACAGCATCGACTCTGACG GGTTCTGGAAGGCATCCTGTCCTCCGTCTTGCACCAGTCCGCTGCTCGTCTTCGTCAACTCCAAAAGCGGAGACAATCAGGGCGTCAAGTTCCTGCGACGCTTCAAACAGCTGCTGAACCCAGCCCAGGTGTTCGATCTGATGAATGGAGGACCACACCTGGG gTTGCGGTTGTTCCAAAAGTTTGACACATTCAGGATCTTGGTGTGTGGAGGAGACGGCAGCGTCGGTTGGGTTCTGTCAGAGATTGACGCCTTAACGCTGCACAAACAG TGTCAGCTCGGGGTTCTTCCTCTGGGGACTGGGAATGATCTGGCACGGGTTCTGGGCTGGGGTTCAGCCTGTGATGACGACACTCAGCTGCCACAGATCCTGGAGAAACTGGAGAGAGCCAGCACCAAGATGTtagacag atGGAGCATAATGGTCTATGAGACCAAGTTTCCACGGCAACACTCTTCCTCCACTGTCACAGAGGACTGCAGTGATGACTCCGAG GTTCAGCAGATTCTGACCTATGAGGACTCAGTGGCTGCTCACCTTTCCAAGATCCTGACCTCAGACCAGCATTCTGTTGTCATCTCCTCTGCCAA GGTTCTGTGTGAGACGGTGAAGGATTTTGTGGCTCGTGTTGGAAAAGCTTATGAGAAGAACACGGAGAGTTCTGAGGAGTCAGACGCCATGGCCAAGAAG tgtggTGTACTGAAGGAGAAACTCGACTCGTTGTTGAAGACGCTGAACGAAGAGTCTCAGTCGTCTGCCGTCCTCCCCCCTGCTCCACCCCCCACCATtgctgaggagcaggaggagttaGATGGTGCTGTgctgcccccccctcctccttttcctcctcataACCCGCTAAGCTCCGCCCCCTGCTCCACACGGGCTAATATGTCGTCGTCTGCCGCCATGTTTAAACCCAGAGAGCAGCTGATGCTGCGAGCCAACAGTCTGAAGAAAGCCATCAGGCAGATCATCGAGCACACAGAGAAAG CTGTGGATGAGCAGAACGCTCAGACGCAGCATCAGCAGGTTTTCTCTCTGAGCCGAGCGGAGGAAGACGAGGgtctggtggaggaggaagaggaggaggagctagAGGAGGACAAGATGTCTCTGCGGTCGTCATACAGCATCAAACAGCACAACACTCGGCGAG tCAGTAAGACACACTGTGAGAAGCTGATCAGTAAAGGAAGCCTGTCATTGGGCAGCtctgcatcacttcctgtccagACAGGAAGTAGAGAGAACATGCCCACACTCAACACAAAGATCCTGTATCCAG gcTCTCTTTCCAGTAGTTCAGTGATCAGTCGTCTGTTAGTGAACACCGACCCGTTCAGCTGTGACCCCGACAACAT ggacTGTTACACCGAGAAATGTGTGATGAATAATTACTTTGGAATCGGACTTGATGCTAAAATTTCTCTAGACTTTAACAACAAAAGAGACGAACATCCAGAGAAGTGCAG GAGTCGGACTAAGAACATGATGTGGTACGGAGTTCTAGGAACCAAAGAGTTGTTGCACAGAACCTACAAGAACCTGGAGCAGAGGGTTCTCCTGGAG TGTGATGGGCGTCCCATCCCCCTCCCCAGTCTTCAGGGAATCGCAGTGTTAAACATCCCGAGTTACGCAGGAGGAACCAACTTCTGGGGAGGAACCAAAGAGGATGAC acGTTCACTGCTCCGTCCTTTGACGATAAGATTCTGGAGGTGGTGGCGGTGTTCGGCAGTATGCAGATGGCCGTGTCCAGAGTCATCAACCTCCAGCACCACCGCATCGCACAG tgtcgGACAGTGAAGATCACCATCCTGGGCGATGAGGGTGTTCCGGTTCAGGTGGACGGTGAGGCGTGGATCCAGCCTCCAGGTTACATCAAGATCATCCACAAGAACAGAACGCAGACTCTGACCAGAGACCGG GCATTTGAGAGCACCCTGAAATCCTGGGAGGACAAACAGAAGTGTGAGTTTCCCCGAACGCCCCCCCCacagccccccctcccctgccAGCCTGAAATGGTCTCTGAGGACGACGCGTCGCTCGTCAGTGAGTTGGGTCAGGCAGCGGGGGCGCTCATCCACAG TATTCGTGAGGTCGCTCAGTCTCATCACAGATTGGAACAGGAACTTGCTCACGCTGTCAACGCAAGTTCCAAGGCCATGGACGTCGTCTACGCTAATTCAAAGAGCTCTGAG gcTCTGAGCTGCAGTGTGGTGGTTCATATGGTGAATAATGTCAAAGCTTTACTCAGTGAGACTGAGCTGCTCCTGACTGGGAACATGTCCATG cagTTGGATCCTCCTCAGCAGGAGCAGTTGAACACAGCTCTGAACTCAGTGGCACAGCAGCTGCGTCGTCTGGCGGACGTTCCCTGGTTGTGTCCCGTCATTGACCCGTCAGACCAAGAG GGTCCTCTGACGGACTTTTCAAAACGCAGTCGGAGTGCCAAGTTTCGCCTTGTCCcgaaatttaaaaaagacaaaaacaacaagaacaagGAGGCATGTGCTACTCTCTCACTGCCAG ttcaaCAGTGGGGGACGGAGGAGGTGGGGGCGTGGCTGGACTTCCTGTGTCTCACTGAGTATAAAGACATCTTTATTGGACATGATGTCCGTGGGGCCGAGCTCATCCACCTGGAGAGGAGGGACCTGAAG gaccTTGGTGTGACGAAGGTGGGTCACATGAAGAGGATCCTTCAGGGCATCAGAGAACTGAACAGGAACAGCAGCGCCAGCGAAGCCTGA
- the LOC109644223 gene encoding diacylglycerol kinase delta isoform X2 has translation MAEAAGPESAVRFPDESSDSEPEQEPGSPQKLIRKVSTSGQIRSKTVLKEGNLMKQTISFQRWKRRYFKLRGRTLYYAQTAKSIIFDEVDLTDASVAESSTKNVNNSFTVITPCRRLILCADNRKEMEEWMAALRSVQNRQNYESTQYSMDHFSGMHNWYACSHARPTYCNVCREALSGVTSHGLSCEVCKFKAHKRCAVRATNNCKWTTLASIGRDIIEDEDGVSMPHQWLEGNLPVSAKCNVCDKTCGSVLRLQDWRCLWCKTMVHSGCKEQLSSKCPLGQCKVSVIPPTALNSIDSDGFWKASCPPSCTSPLLVFVNSKSGDNQGVKFLRRFKQLLNPAQVFDLMNGGPHLGLRLFQKFDTFRILVCGGDGSVGWVLSEIDALTLHKQCQLGVLPLGTGNDLARVLGWGSACDDDTQLPQILEKLERASTKMLDRWSIMVYETKFPRQHSSSTVTEDCSDDSEVQQILTYEDSVAAHLSKILTSDQHSVVISSAKVLCETVKDFVARVGKAYEKNTESSEESDAMAKKCGVLKEKLDSLLKTLNEESQSSAVLPPAPPPTIAEEQEELDGAVLPPPPPFPPHNPLSSAPCSTRANMSSSAAMFKPREQLMLRANSLKKAIRQIIEHTEKAVDEQNAQTQHQQVFSLSRAEEDEGLVEEEEEEELEEDKMSLRSSYSIKQHNTRRVSKTHCEKLISKGSLSLGSSASLPVQTGSRENMPTLNTKILYPGSLSSSSVISRLLVNTDPFSCDPDNMSRTKNMMWYGVLGTKELLHRTYKNLEQRVLLECDGRPIPLPSLQGIAVLNIPSYAGGTNFWGGTKEDDTFTAPSFDDKILEVVAVFGSMQMAVSRVINLQHHRIAQCRTVKITILGDEGVPVQVDGEAWIQPPGYIKIIHKNRTQTLTRDRAFESTLKSWEDKQKCEFPRTPPPQPPLPCQPEMVSEDDASLVSELGQAAGALIHSIREVAQSHHRLEQELAHAVNASSKAMDVVYANSKSSEALSCSVVVHMVNNVKALLSETELLLTGNMSMQLDPPQQEQLNTALNSVAQQLRRLADVPWLCPVIDPSDQEGPLTDFSKRSRSAKFRLVPKFKKDKNNKNKEACATLSLPVQQWGTEEVGAWLDFLCLTEYKDIFIGHDVRGAELIHLERRDLKDLGVTKVGHMKRILQGIRELNRNSSASEA, from the exons acagTGCTGAAGGAAGGAAACCTGATGAAACAAACCATCTCGTTCCAGCGCTGGAAGAGACGATACTTCAAACTGAGAGGAAGAACTCTTTACTATGCTCAGACGGCCAag TCGATCATCTTCGATGAAGTGGACCTGACGGACGCCAGCGTCGCTGAGTCCAGCACCAAGAACGTCAACAACAGTTTCACT gtcaTCACCCCCTGCAGACGTCTCATTCTGTGTGCAGACAACaggaaggagatggaggagTGGATGGCAGCTCTGCGCAGCGTCCAGAACAGACAGAACTatgag tccacTCAGTACAGCATGGATCACTTCAGTGGGATGCACAACTGGTACGCCTGTTCTCACGCCAGACCAACGTACTGTAACGTCTGTAGAGAGGCTTTGTCAGGAGTGACATCACACGGCCTGTCCTGTgaag tgtgtaaGTTTAAGGCTCACAAACGTTGTGCGGTCAGAGCCACTAACAACTGTAAATGGACGACGCTGGCTTCTATTGGTCGAGACATCATCGAGGACGAGGACGGG GTGTCCATGCCTCACCAGTGGTTGGAGGGGAACCTGCCTGTATCAGCGAAGTGTAACGTGTGTGATAAGACATGTGGCAGTGTCCTGCGCCTGCAGGACTGGAGGTGTCTGTGGTGTAAGACCATG GTGCACTCAGGCTGTAAGGAGCAGCTGTCCTCTAAGTGTCCTCTGGGACAGTGTAAAGTTTCCGTCATCCCTCCGACTGCGCTCAACAGCATCGACTCTGACG GGTTCTGGAAGGCATCCTGTCCTCCGTCTTGCACCAGTCCGCTGCTCGTCTTCGTCAACTCCAAAAGCGGAGACAATCAGGGCGTCAAGTTCCTGCGACGCTTCAAACAGCTGCTGAACCCAGCCCAGGTGTTCGATCTGATGAATGGAGGACCACACCTGGG gTTGCGGTTGTTCCAAAAGTTTGACACATTCAGGATCTTGGTGTGTGGAGGAGACGGCAGCGTCGGTTGGGTTCTGTCAGAGATTGACGCCTTAACGCTGCACAAACAG TGTCAGCTCGGGGTTCTTCCTCTGGGGACTGGGAATGATCTGGCACGGGTTCTGGGCTGGGGTTCAGCCTGTGATGACGACACTCAGCTGCCACAGATCCTGGAGAAACTGGAGAGAGCCAGCACCAAGATGTtagacag atGGAGCATAATGGTCTATGAGACCAAGTTTCCACGGCAACACTCTTCCTCCACTGTCACAGAGGACTGCAGTGATGACTCCGAG GTTCAGCAGATTCTGACCTATGAGGACTCAGTGGCTGCTCACCTTTCCAAGATCCTGACCTCAGACCAGCATTCTGTTGTCATCTCCTCTGCCAA GGTTCTGTGTGAGACGGTGAAGGATTTTGTGGCTCGTGTTGGAAAAGCTTATGAGAAGAACACGGAGAGTTCTGAGGAGTCAGACGCCATGGCCAAGAAG tgtggTGTACTGAAGGAGAAACTCGACTCGTTGTTGAAGACGCTGAACGAAGAGTCTCAGTCGTCTGCCGTCCTCCCCCCTGCTCCACCCCCCACCATtgctgaggagcaggaggagttaGATGGTGCTGTgctgcccccccctcctccttttcctcctcataACCCGCTAAGCTCCGCCCCCTGCTCCACACGGGCTAATATGTCGTCGTCTGCCGCCATGTTTAAACCCAGAGAGCAGCTGATGCTGCGAGCCAACAGTCTGAAGAAAGCCATCAGGCAGATCATCGAGCACACAGAGAAAG CTGTGGATGAGCAGAACGCTCAGACGCAGCATCAGCAGGTTTTCTCTCTGAGCCGAGCGGAGGAAGACGAGGgtctggtggaggaggaagaggaggaggagctagAGGAGGACAAGATGTCTCTGCGGTCGTCATACAGCATCAAACAGCACAACACTCGGCGAG tCAGTAAGACACACTGTGAGAAGCTGATCAGTAAAGGAAGCCTGTCATTGGGCAGCtctgcatcacttcctgtccagACAGGAAGTAGAGAGAACATGCCCACACTCAACACAAAGATCCTGTATCCAG gcTCTCTTTCCAGTAGTTCAGTGATCAGTCGTCTGTTAGTGAACACCGACCCGTTCAGCTGTGACCCCGACAACAT GAGTCGGACTAAGAACATGATGTGGTACGGAGTTCTAGGAACCAAAGAGTTGTTGCACAGAACCTACAAGAACCTGGAGCAGAGGGTTCTCCTGGAG TGTGATGGGCGTCCCATCCCCCTCCCCAGTCTTCAGGGAATCGCAGTGTTAAACATCCCGAGTTACGCAGGAGGAACCAACTTCTGGGGAGGAACCAAAGAGGATGAC acGTTCACTGCTCCGTCCTTTGACGATAAGATTCTGGAGGTGGTGGCGGTGTTCGGCAGTATGCAGATGGCCGTGTCCAGAGTCATCAACCTCCAGCACCACCGCATCGCACAG tgtcgGACAGTGAAGATCACCATCCTGGGCGATGAGGGTGTTCCGGTTCAGGTGGACGGTGAGGCGTGGATCCAGCCTCCAGGTTACATCAAGATCATCCACAAGAACAGAACGCAGACTCTGACCAGAGACCGG GCATTTGAGAGCACCCTGAAATCCTGGGAGGACAAACAGAAGTGTGAGTTTCCCCGAACGCCCCCCCCacagccccccctcccctgccAGCCTGAAATGGTCTCTGAGGACGACGCGTCGCTCGTCAGTGAGTTGGGTCAGGCAGCGGGGGCGCTCATCCACAG TATTCGTGAGGTCGCTCAGTCTCATCACAGATTGGAACAGGAACTTGCTCACGCTGTCAACGCAAGTTCCAAGGCCATGGACGTCGTCTACGCTAATTCAAAGAGCTCTGAG gcTCTGAGCTGCAGTGTGGTGGTTCATATGGTGAATAATGTCAAAGCTTTACTCAGTGAGACTGAGCTGCTCCTGACTGGGAACATGTCCATG cagTTGGATCCTCCTCAGCAGGAGCAGTTGAACACAGCTCTGAACTCAGTGGCACAGCAGCTGCGTCGTCTGGCGGACGTTCCCTGGTTGTGTCCCGTCATTGACCCGTCAGACCAAGAG GGTCCTCTGACGGACTTTTCAAAACGCAGTCGGAGTGCCAAGTTTCGCCTTGTCCcgaaatttaaaaaagacaaaaacaacaagaacaagGAGGCATGTGCTACTCTCTCACTGCCAG ttcaaCAGTGGGGGACGGAGGAGGTGGGGGCGTGGCTGGACTTCCTGTGTCTCACTGAGTATAAAGACATCTTTATTGGACATGATGTCCGTGGGGCCGAGCTCATCCACCTGGAGAGGAGGGACCTGAAG gaccTTGGTGTGACGAAGGTGGGTCACATGAAGAGGATCCTTCAGGGCATCAGAGAACTGAACAGGAACAGCAGCGCCAGCGAAGCCTGA
- the LOC109644223 gene encoding diacylglycerol kinase delta isoform X3, which produces MTRTQFKLFSYTVITPCRRLILCADNRKEMEEWMAALRSVQNRQNYESTQYSMDHFSGMHNWYACSHARPTYCNVCREALSGVTSHGLSCEVCKFKAHKRCAVRATNNCKWTTLASIGRDIIEDEDGVSMPHQWLEGNLPVSAKCNVCDKTCGSVLRLQDWRCLWCKTMVHSGCKEQLSSKCPLGQCKVSVIPPTALNSIDSDGFWKASCPPSCTSPLLVFVNSKSGDNQGVKFLRRFKQLLNPAQVFDLMNGGPHLGLRLFQKFDTFRILVCGGDGSVGWVLSEIDALTLHKQCQLGVLPLGTGNDLARVLGWGSACDDDTQLPQILEKLERASTKMLDRWSIMVYETKFPRQHSSSTVTEDCSDDSEVQQILTYEDSVAAHLSKILTSDQHSVVISSAKVLCETVKDFVARVGKAYEKNTESSEESDAMAKKCGVLKEKLDSLLKTLNEESQSSAVLPPAPPPTIAEEQEELDGAVLPPPPPFPPHNPLSSAPCSTRANMSSSAAMFKPREQLMLRANSLKKAIRQIIEHTEKAVDEQNAQTQHQQVFSLSRAEEDEGLVEEEEEEELEEDKMSLRSSYSIKQHNTRRVSKTHCEKLISKGSLSLGSSASLPVQTGSRENMPTLNTKILYPGSLSSSSVISRLLVNTDPFSCDPDNMDCYTEKCVMNNYFGIGLDAKISLDFNNKRDEHPEKCRSRTKNMMWYGVLGTKELLHRTYKNLEQRVLLECDGRPIPLPSLQGIAVLNIPSYAGGTNFWGGTKEDDTFTAPSFDDKILEVVAVFGSMQMAVSRVINLQHHRIAQCRTVKITILGDEGVPVQVDGEAWIQPPGYIKIIHKNRTQTLTRDRAFESTLKSWEDKQKCEFPRTPPPQPPLPCQPEMVSEDDASLVSELGQAAGALIHSIREVAQSHHRLEQELAHAVNASSKAMDVVYANSKSSEALSCSVVVHMVNNVKALLSETELLLTGNMSMQLDPPQQEQLNTALNSVAQQLRRLADVPWLCPVIDPSDQEGPLTDFSKRSRSAKFRLVPKFKKDKNNKNKEACATLSLPVQQWGTEEVGAWLDFLCLTEYKDIFIGHDVRGAELIHLERRDLKDLGVTKVGHMKRILQGIRELNRNSSASEA; this is translated from the exons ATGACCAGGACCCAGTTTAAACTGTTTTCATATACG gtcaTCACCCCCTGCAGACGTCTCATTCTGTGTGCAGACAACaggaaggagatggaggagTGGATGGCAGCTCTGCGCAGCGTCCAGAACAGACAGAACTatgag tccacTCAGTACAGCATGGATCACTTCAGTGGGATGCACAACTGGTACGCCTGTTCTCACGCCAGACCAACGTACTGTAACGTCTGTAGAGAGGCTTTGTCAGGAGTGACATCACACGGCCTGTCCTGTgaag tgtgtaaGTTTAAGGCTCACAAACGTTGTGCGGTCAGAGCCACTAACAACTGTAAATGGACGACGCTGGCTTCTATTGGTCGAGACATCATCGAGGACGAGGACGGG GTGTCCATGCCTCACCAGTGGTTGGAGGGGAACCTGCCTGTATCAGCGAAGTGTAACGTGTGTGATAAGACATGTGGCAGTGTCCTGCGCCTGCAGGACTGGAGGTGTCTGTGGTGTAAGACCATG GTGCACTCAGGCTGTAAGGAGCAGCTGTCCTCTAAGTGTCCTCTGGGACAGTGTAAAGTTTCCGTCATCCCTCCGACTGCGCTCAACAGCATCGACTCTGACG GGTTCTGGAAGGCATCCTGTCCTCCGTCTTGCACCAGTCCGCTGCTCGTCTTCGTCAACTCCAAAAGCGGAGACAATCAGGGCGTCAAGTTCCTGCGACGCTTCAAACAGCTGCTGAACCCAGCCCAGGTGTTCGATCTGATGAATGGAGGACCACACCTGGG gTTGCGGTTGTTCCAAAAGTTTGACACATTCAGGATCTTGGTGTGTGGAGGAGACGGCAGCGTCGGTTGGGTTCTGTCAGAGATTGACGCCTTAACGCTGCACAAACAG TGTCAGCTCGGGGTTCTTCCTCTGGGGACTGGGAATGATCTGGCACGGGTTCTGGGCTGGGGTTCAGCCTGTGATGACGACACTCAGCTGCCACAGATCCTGGAGAAACTGGAGAGAGCCAGCACCAAGATGTtagacag atGGAGCATAATGGTCTATGAGACCAAGTTTCCACGGCAACACTCTTCCTCCACTGTCACAGAGGACTGCAGTGATGACTCCGAG GTTCAGCAGATTCTGACCTATGAGGACTCAGTGGCTGCTCACCTTTCCAAGATCCTGACCTCAGACCAGCATTCTGTTGTCATCTCCTCTGCCAA GGTTCTGTGTGAGACGGTGAAGGATTTTGTGGCTCGTGTTGGAAAAGCTTATGAGAAGAACACGGAGAGTTCTGAGGAGTCAGACGCCATGGCCAAGAAG tgtggTGTACTGAAGGAGAAACTCGACTCGTTGTTGAAGACGCTGAACGAAGAGTCTCAGTCGTCTGCCGTCCTCCCCCCTGCTCCACCCCCCACCATtgctgaggagcaggaggagttaGATGGTGCTGTgctgcccccccctcctccttttcctcctcataACCCGCTAAGCTCCGCCCCCTGCTCCACACGGGCTAATATGTCGTCGTCTGCCGCCATGTTTAAACCCAGAGAGCAGCTGATGCTGCGAGCCAACAGTCTGAAGAAAGCCATCAGGCAGATCATCGAGCACACAGAGAAAG CTGTGGATGAGCAGAACGCTCAGACGCAGCATCAGCAGGTTTTCTCTCTGAGCCGAGCGGAGGAAGACGAGGgtctggtggaggaggaagaggaggaggagctagAGGAGGACAAGATGTCTCTGCGGTCGTCATACAGCATCAAACAGCACAACACTCGGCGAG tCAGTAAGACACACTGTGAGAAGCTGATCAGTAAAGGAAGCCTGTCATTGGGCAGCtctgcatcacttcctgtccagACAGGAAGTAGAGAGAACATGCCCACACTCAACACAAAGATCCTGTATCCAG gcTCTCTTTCCAGTAGTTCAGTGATCAGTCGTCTGTTAGTGAACACCGACCCGTTCAGCTGTGACCCCGACAACAT ggacTGTTACACCGAGAAATGTGTGATGAATAATTACTTTGGAATCGGACTTGATGCTAAAATTTCTCTAGACTTTAACAACAAAAGAGACGAACATCCAGAGAAGTGCAG GAGTCGGACTAAGAACATGATGTGGTACGGAGTTCTAGGAACCAAAGAGTTGTTGCACAGAACCTACAAGAACCTGGAGCAGAGGGTTCTCCTGGAG TGTGATGGGCGTCCCATCCCCCTCCCCAGTCTTCAGGGAATCGCAGTGTTAAACATCCCGAGTTACGCAGGAGGAACCAACTTCTGGGGAGGAACCAAAGAGGATGAC acGTTCACTGCTCCGTCCTTTGACGATAAGATTCTGGAGGTGGTGGCGGTGTTCGGCAGTATGCAGATGGCCGTGTCCAGAGTCATCAACCTCCAGCACCACCGCATCGCACAG tgtcgGACAGTGAAGATCACCATCCTGGGCGATGAGGGTGTTCCGGTTCAGGTGGACGGTGAGGCGTGGATCCAGCCTCCAGGTTACATCAAGATCATCCACAAGAACAGAACGCAGACTCTGACCAGAGACCGG GCATTTGAGAGCACCCTGAAATCCTGGGAGGACAAACAGAAGTGTGAGTTTCCCCGAACGCCCCCCCCacagccccccctcccctgccAGCCTGAAATGGTCTCTGAGGACGACGCGTCGCTCGTCAGTGAGTTGGGTCAGGCAGCGGGGGCGCTCATCCACAG TATTCGTGAGGTCGCTCAGTCTCATCACAGATTGGAACAGGAACTTGCTCACGCTGTCAACGCAAGTTCCAAGGCCATGGACGTCGTCTACGCTAATTCAAAGAGCTCTGAG gcTCTGAGCTGCAGTGTGGTGGTTCATATGGTGAATAATGTCAAAGCTTTACTCAGTGAGACTGAGCTGCTCCTGACTGGGAACATGTCCATG cagTTGGATCCTCCTCAGCAGGAGCAGTTGAACACAGCTCTGAACTCAGTGGCACAGCAGCTGCGTCGTCTGGCGGACGTTCCCTGGTTGTGTCCCGTCATTGACCCGTCAGACCAAGAG GGTCCTCTGACGGACTTTTCAAAACGCAGTCGGAGTGCCAAGTTTCGCCTTGTCCcgaaatttaaaaaagacaaaaacaacaagaacaagGAGGCATGTGCTACTCTCTCACTGCCAG ttcaaCAGTGGGGGACGGAGGAGGTGGGGGCGTGGCTGGACTTCCTGTGTCTCACTGAGTATAAAGACATCTTTATTGGACATGATGTCCGTGGGGCCGAGCTCATCCACCTGGAGAGGAGGGACCTGAAG gaccTTGGTGTGACGAAGGTGGGTCACATGAAGAGGATCCTTCAGGGCATCAGAGAACTGAACAGGAACAGCAGCGCCAGCGAAGCCTGA